One region of Metallibacterium scheffleri genomic DNA includes:
- a CDS encoding ATP-dependent helicase — protein MALNPGQQRAVDAHGHCLIVACPGSGKTHTLIERAKHILTLSAHAQIGMVTFTRAAAEEMRSRVANSAGSSAAQRVLSGTFHQLALKQFEVYANGKRPFTIATEAHSDVLITKAWEHVVRRFRTRIKRHDLRQQMAYVKANRGHIPPTADGEVVRAALDHYQAQLRAQRMLDFDDIIEYAVQGMQAGALNPLTVTHLLVDEAQDADQMQIDWVLAHADRGILVTCVGDDDQSIYQFRNARGYDGMMHFADYTRAEQITLDTTYRCPSAIVAHASRLIRNNPARIPKRITSASSSRGIVERRDFPNLAAEVADMIRVIQADAAGDQSWAVLARTRGLLRAIETAIYSAGIDYSGGVDGSIWSGGVPGLMRGLMGSVVAGDIVGATMPMAACGMTYEGVNSARTVLHAAGGNLAAITRNKAWVVSLSEHDLDVWQNLQPAYARLLTAVQEEPAAFISAAASIVAMSGDVVADPFLLRTVVEILNGMRGSIRTIYQAIEQAMRQQKDKKQNQSRLALLTLHASKGLEFDNVWMASMREGVLPHTQSPVVEERRLCYVGMTRSKHRLIMSYSASRETRESVFLSEMGLADATVSVAQH, from the coding sequence TCACCAGGGCGGCAGCCGAGGAAATGCGTTCGCGTGTCGCAAACAGCGCCGGATCCAGCGCTGCACAGAGAGTGCTCTCCGGCACGTTCCACCAACTCGCGCTCAAACAGTTTGAGGTCTACGCCAACGGCAAAAGGCCATTCACGATCGCGACTGAAGCCCACAGTGATGTACTCATCACCAAAGCGTGGGAGCACGTCGTCAGGAGATTCAGGACGCGCATCAAACGGCACGATCTCCGCCAACAAATGGCCTACGTCAAGGCTAACCGCGGGCACATCCCGCCAACAGCCGACGGCGAAGTTGTCAGAGCAGCGCTTGACCACTACCAGGCCCAGCTGCGCGCCCAGCGCATGCTCGATTTCGACGACATCATCGAGTACGCCGTCCAAGGTATGCAGGCCGGTGCGTTGAATCCGCTCACTGTGACGCACCTGCTGGTGGACGAAGCGCAGGATGCAGACCAGATGCAAATCGACTGGGTTCTCGCGCACGCCGACAGGGGCATCCTTGTGACATGCGTGGGCGACGACGACCAAAGCATTTACCAGTTCCGCAATGCACGTGGGTATGACGGCATGATGCATTTCGCTGACTACACGAGGGCGGAGCAAATCACGCTTGATACAACCTATCGCTGCCCATCGGCCATCGTCGCGCATGCCAGCCGTCTGATTCGCAACAATCCGGCCAGAATACCGAAGCGGATCACCAGTGCATCATCCAGCCGCGGCATCGTCGAGCGTAGGGACTTTCCGAACTTGGCAGCAGAAGTTGCCGACATGATACGCGTCATCCAAGCCGATGCCGCGGGTGACCAGTCATGGGCCGTCCTGGCGCGCACAAGAGGTTTGCTGCGCGCTATCGAGACCGCCATCTACAGCGCCGGCATCGATTATTCCGGTGGTGTGGACGGCTCGATCTGGTCGGGCGGCGTGCCCGGCTTGATGCGCGGGCTCATGGGCTCTGTCGTCGCCGGCGACATCGTTGGTGCGACCATGCCGATGGCCGCCTGCGGCATGACGTACGAAGGTGTCAACTCGGCCCGTACGGTTCTCCACGCAGCTGGCGGCAACCTCGCGGCCATCACACGCAACAAAGCCTGGGTAGTATCGCTTTCCGAGCATGACCTGGATGTTTGGCAGAACCTGCAGCCAGCTTATGCCAGGCTGCTTACTGCCGTGCAGGAGGAACCGGCCGCGTTCATCAGCGCTGCCGCCAGTATCGTTGCCATGAGCGGCGACGTGGTTGCGGATCCGTTCCTGCTACGCACCGTCGTCGAGATCCTCAACGGCATGCGCGGGTCGATCCGCACAATCTACCAAGCGATCGAGCAAGCCATGAGGCAGCAGAAAGACAAAAAGCAGAATCAATCCCGTCTGGCGCTGCTCACACTGCACGCATCGAAAGGCCTTGAGTTCGACAACGTCTGGATGGCTTCGATGCGCGAGGGAGTGCTGCCTCACACACAGAGCCCGGTGGTCGAGGAGCGCAGGCTCTGCTATGTCGGCATGACCCGCAGCAAGCATCGACTCATCATGTCCTACTCGGCGAGCCGCGAGACGCGGGAAAGCGTATTTCTGTCGGAGATGGGCCTTGCAGACGCGACGGTGTCCGTGGCACAGCACTAG